The following coding sequences are from one Sardina pilchardus chromosome 16, fSarPil1.1, whole genome shotgun sequence window:
- the LOC134060407 gene encoding ATP-dependent DNA helicase PIF1-like yields MPMFEAPKIDPNVVRQMYQNLNQKQASVFYAVRKWCLRRVWGQSADQFFYFVTGGAGTGKSHLIKCIYAEASKILRKLPRITEERDMSMPTVLLTAFTGTAAFNIAGKTLHSVLKLPRSLKPPYQCFGNRLDEVRATLSNAEILIIDEVSMISKQLFAYVNWRLQEIKGSKKPFGGLSLLVLGDYYQLPPPGKAKPLCVFESHVLDFWKDQFQVVTLTEIMRQKDDLPFAELLNRVRVKRKGEALSDADKALLAQALTQAQDCPKDILHVFATNKEVNQHNADTISALYSELVNVDAHDYKKDLQTGRMERQSAPFEGCKGDLPDRLQLAEGARVMLIRNIDVEDGLVNGSFGKIAKIVYDGQAGKTFVKLLGIELDNPSAGQRHRNQPPGVSDNLTYIDRIEEPLSKKGVVRHMFPMTLCYGVTIHKCQGMSTVSIVVSLKRIFEPGMAYVGLSRTTSLRGLHILDFDEGKIYADPEVATALESMPKAQVENSMPLLHHLNSLGSSSRLTLIHHNTEGLSAHMEDIKKHHEMCLADILCFTETHLFGNFVPDTLQLENYHMYNRNRHVSYSTLSHLAQKNGGGVAVFLKNHVQAHQVPYIQGVTDLEFLVVKVVAPVHVLIAVIYRSPDYNINLFLTNLRHLLESLQVIADGPVIVCGDFNEDLLATGRKPIFELFQSRAFTNLITTSTTEKNTLLDNIFISDHRHCAHSGVLQTYYSYHDPVFCILT; encoded by the coding sequence ATGccaatgtttgaggctcctAAAATAGACCCCAATGTTGTGCGACAAATGTATCAGAATTTAAATCAAAAGCAGGCTTCAGTGTTCTACGCGGTGCGCAAGTGGTGCTTAAGACGTGTGTGGGGACAGAGTGCTGATCAGTTTTtttactttgtcactggtggagcTGGCACAGGCAAGTCacacctcatcaaatgcatCTACGCAGAGGCATCAAAGATACTTCGGAAGTTACCCCGTAttacagaggaaagagacatgtcTATGCCCACTGTGCTTCTCACAGcatttactggcacagcagcCTTTAATATAGCAGGCAAGACACTGCACTCTGTACTGAAACTGCCAAGAAGCCTTAAACCACCTTACCAGTGTTTTGGGAACCGTCTGGATGAAGTGAGGGCAACCTTGTCCAATGCTGAGATTTTGATTATTGACGAAGTGTCCATGATATCCAAACAACTTTTTGCCTATGTCAATTGGAGGTtgcaagaaatcaaaggcagtAAGAAACCTTTTGGGGGCCTCTCTCTGCTAGTCCTAGGCGATTACTACCAATTACCACCACCGGGTAAAGccaaacctctctgtgtgtttgagagtcaCGTTTTGGATTTCTGGAAGGACCAGTTCCAAGTAGTTACACTGACAGAAATTATGCGCCAAAAAGATGATCTACCATTTGCTGAGCTGCTGAACAGGGTCAGAGTGAAACGCAAAGGAGAGGCATTATCTGATGCGGACAAAGCTCTACTTGCCCAAGCCTTAACTCAAGCTCAGGACTGTCCTAAAGACATCCTACATGTTTTTGCCACAAATAAAGAGGTAAACCAGCACAATGCTGACACCATATCTGCTCTGTACTCTGAACTGGTCAATGTAGATGCTCATGACTATAAAAAAGATCTTCAAACTGGTCGGATGGAAAGGCAGAGTGCACCTTTTGAAGGTTGTAAAGGTGATCTACCAGATAGATTACAACTTGCTGAAGGTGCTCGTGTGATGCTAATCCGAAACATTGATGTAGAAGATGGACTGGTGAATGGCTCTTTTGGAAAGATCGCTAAAATTGTCTATGATGGCCAAGCtggcaaaacatttgtaaaGCTACTCGGTATTGAGCTAGACAATCCCAGTGCAGGGCAGAGACATCGCAACCAGCCTCCAGGAGTGTCGGATAACTTGACATATATTGACAGAATCGAGGAACCTCTGAGTAAAAAAGGAGTGGTTCGCCACATGTTCCCGATGACACTTTGTTATGGGGTTACCATACATAAATGCCAAGGGATGTCAACAGTGTCTATAGTGGTTTCATTGAAGCGGATTTTTGAACCAGGCATGGCATATGTTGGTCTCAGTAGAACTACCTCACTGCGTGGACTGCACATACTTGATTTTGATGAAGGCAAAATATATGCTGATCCTGAAGTAGCAACTGCGTTGGAAAGTATGCCAAAAGCACAAGTGGAAAATTCTATGCCCCTCCTTCACCATCTCAACTCACTTGGTTCATCATCACGGCTAACACTGATTCACCACAACACAGAGGGACTGTCAGCCCATATGGAAGATATCAAGAAACATCATGAAATGTGTCTTGCAGATATTTTGTGTTTCACTGAAACACACCTATTTGGCAACTTTGTCCCAGAcactctgcagctggagaaTTATCACATGTATAACCGCAACAGGCATGTTTCATactctacgctttctcatctaGCCCAGAAGaatggtgggggagttgctGTGTTTCTTAAAAACCATGTTCAGGCTCATCAAGTGCCATACATTCAGGGTGTTACTGACCTCGAATTCCTGGTAGTGAAGGTTGTGGCTCCAGTTCATGTTCTGattgcagtgatttacagaTCACCTGATTACAACATAAATCTATTTTTGACCAATCTCCGTCACCTGTTGGAGTCTTTACAGGTCATTGCAGACGGCCCAGTTATTGTTTGTGGGGATTTTAATGAGGACCTATTGGCCACAGGAAGGAAACCAATCTTTGAGCTGTTTCAGTCAAGAGCTTTCACAAATCTCATTACTACTTCTACCACAGAGAAGAATACGCTGTTGGATAATATTTTCATCTCTGATCATCGGCACTGTGCCCATTCAGGCGTTCTACAGACGTATTATAGTTATCACGATCCagtgttttgtattttaactTAA